A region of Theileria annulata chromosome 2, complete sequence, *** SEQUENCING IN PROGRESS *** DNA encodes the following proteins:
- a CDS encoding syntaxin-like, putative (1 probable transmembrane helix predicted for TA12025 by TMHMM2.0 at aa 287-309) yields the protein MFNRTYQLEQLATGQDCIFRYDPESFILPTDNNLMHNNEAGIDVETTFSAEFKMFMDQIEDAKKMIKTIDEGANSITKLMTLSHDVMTSSQSSSVSSNMNALIDRTNLVCTQCKNIITSLDQLKELGQSETENRMLTNSYNVVIKHFKNAMKRYQDAQDEFKKAISDRAKSQIKLIYPNMKDDEVDKIVEDTRGFQTVEQIAQSNFLENVSLRDAVSNIQGKYNDILALEQSMEQLKQMMVELAGVVSYQGELIDQIEHNTLKAVDYTGRVNQQLLKAKENKRKGGKLLTWFTIIVIIVGVSIMIPILLKIT from the exons CGACAACAATTTGATGCATAACAACGAA GCTGGAATAGATGTTGAGACGACATTTTCCGCTGAGTTCAAGATGTTTATGGACCAGATTGAGGATGCCAAAAAGATGATAAAGACTATTGACGAAGGGGCAAATTCCATTACAAAGTTGATGACACTGAGCCACGATGTTATGACAAGTAGCCAAAGCTCTAGCGTGAGCTCAAACATGAATGCACTGATTGATCGCACAAATCTGGTGTGTACCCAGTGTAAAAACATAATTACAAGCCTAGACCAACTAAAGGAACTTGGACAAAGTGAGACTGAGAACAGGATGCTAACAAACTCGTACAATGTGGTCATTAAGCACTTTAAAAACGCCATGAAACGCTATCAAGACGCCCAGGACGAGTTCAAAAAAGCAATCTCGGATCGAGCAAAGAGTCAGATTAAACTCATCTACCCGAACATGAAGGATGATGAAGTTGATAAAATCGTCGAGGATACCAGAGGCTTTCAAACAGTGGAACAAATCGCACAATCGAACTTTCTTGAG AATGTATCATTAAGAGATGCGGTGTCAAATATACAAGGGAAATATAACGATATTCTAGCGCTTGAACAGA GTATGGAACAACTAAAACAGATGATGGTTGAGTTGGCAGGGGTGGTTAGTTACCAGGGCGAACTTATTGACCAGATTGAACACAACACTTTGAAGGCTGTTGACTACACTGGAAGAGTAAATCAGCAGTTACTCAAGGCTAAGGAAAATAAACGCAAGGGTGGGAAACTCTTGACATGGTTTACCATCATTGTTATTATCGTAGGTGTGAGTATTATGATACCCATTTTACTCAAAATCACATAA
- a CDS encoding membrane protein family member, putative (membrane protein, contains signal peptide;~11 probable transmembrane helices predicted for TA12045 by TMHMM2.0 at aa 21-43, 58-77, 84-106, 116-138, 145-167, 182-204, 308-330, 345-367, 380-399, 409-431 and 489-511;~Signal peptide predicted for TA12045 by SignalP 2.0 HMM (Signal peptide probability 0.631, signal anchor probability 0.026) with cleavage site probability 0.309 between residues 32 and 33), with product MLKRKINLKLVQKAAMFMAGFTLYQCLRIALTASSFALKRFSIPRRNVDIFITKIHNAMEVAIFLGILLMTLYILFTPRKYAHYNNVISVITNWLVCSLYFVVLYAYAGNGKMGHLTIYYWGLVLSGFAMGMNQSIVMSVSVDNISFFAGAIPFAGVQVSVYHILFLKFNRGRENYDVEYWILVYQIIFAIIISAVAATLWTVGFLGEFTSKRRRNSLIDNTEIPAIVIAGSDQNSAQNDKNMDKLNKNDSGSDIYSEMDSDVRLGQKGLKDLERRSKRVYIRDLTRRLSRSLSFFVDLSFYKSVCNAASPILMSTIAMGLVYLVFPAIAPYRFTDLVTAHRIDVSILITFIAPALINIILCAYHIGPNCDWSLNKHWHFVWLFAIPYFICIILFFVPIHYPESTFGKLMTGNTSVLATVCFTFSLSHAILKTVGFTGAGVQSTTIPNPTIVNNTDISFGPKGPGLSEKEVKIAMQNCKKDRSRNGQVSSFNILLSYFFLVVFAFLGDGYIKTIKLFERNRDFWPTYDMGFFASTAFWIKKSFKRGLRSFGEVFTLDVRDQLMT from the coding sequence ATGTTgaaaagaaaaataaatttaaagctTGTACAAAAGGCAGCAATGTTCATGGCTGGTTTTACACTGTACCAATGCCTAAGAATCGCACTAACAGCCTCGAGTTTCGCCCTTAAAAGGTTCTCAATTCCGAGAAGAAATGTGGATATTTTTATCACAAAGATCCACAATGCAATGGAAGTTGCAATTTTTCTAGGAATTCTACTAATGACTCTGTATATACTGTTCACACCTAGAAAGTACGCTCATTACAACAATGTGATCTCAGTAATAACAAACTGGCTAGTTTGCAGCCTATACTTTGTGGTTCTATACGCCTACGCAGGAAACGGGAAAATGGGCCACCTAACAATTTACTACTGGGGTCTGGTACTATCGGGATTCGCGATGGGAATGAACCAGTCAATAGTGATGTCGGTGAGTGTGGATAACATTTCGTTTTTCGCAGGCGCAATCCCGTTCGCAGGAGTTCAGGTCTCAGTCTACCACATTCTGTTCCTCAAGTTTAACAGAGGTAGGGAGAACTACGACGTCGAGTACTGGATCCTGGTGTACCAGATAATATTCgcaataataatatcagCAGTTGCAGCCACGCTCTGGACAGTGGGATTTTTGGGTGAGTTCACATCCAAAAGGAGAAGAAACAGTTTAATTGATAACACTGAAATCCCTGCAATTGTGATTGCTGGTTCTGATCAAAACTCAGCacaaaatgataaaaatatggATAAACTTAACAAAAACGATAGTGGCAGTGATATCTATAGTGAAATGGATTCCGATGTAAGGCTGGGACAAAAGGGACTAAAAGACCTGGAACGAAGGTCCAAGCGTGTATATATAAGAGATTTAACAAGAAGATTAAGTAGATCGTTGAGTTTCTTCGTGGATTTGTCGTTTTACAAATCAGTTTGTAATGCAGCGTCACCAATTCTAATGAGCACAATAGCAATGGGTCTGGTGTACTTAGTGTTTCCAGCAATTGCGCCCTACAGGTTCACAGACCTGGTTACTGCACACAGAATAGACGTATCCATCCTCATTACTTTCATCGCCCCTGCACTCATTAATATAATCTTGTGCGCTTATCACATTGGACCTAATTGTGACTGGAGCCTTAACAAGCACTGGCACTTCGTCTGGTTGTTTGCGATCCCATATTTCATCTGCATAATCCTCTTCTTCGTGCCTATCCACTACCCTGAGTCCACATTCGGGAAACTCATGACTGGAAACACTTCTGTGCTTGCGACGGTGTGTTTCACCTTCTCACTTAGTCACGCAATTCTAAAGACGGTAGGGTTTACTGGGGCCGGTGTTCAAAGCACAACCATACCAAATCCCACCATCGTCAACAACACTGACATCAGTTTCGGCCCCAAAGGGCCTGGATTGTCGGAAAAGGAAGTTAAAATTGCGATGCAAAACTGCAAAAAGGACCGGAGCAGGAACGGACAAGTATCGTCATTTAACATTTTGTTGTCTTACTTCTTCCTAGTGGTTTTCGCCTTTTTGGGCGATGGCTACATTAAGACCATTAAGCTTTTTGAGCGTAATCGCGACTTTTGGCCCACTTACGACATGGGTTTCTTCGCTAGTACTGCCTTCTGGATTAAAAAATCGTTTAAGAGGGGTTTGAGATCCTTCGGGGAAGTCTTCACTCTAGACGTCAGAGATCAGCTTATGACTTGA